A genome region from Arachidicoccus soli includes the following:
- a CDS encoding C40 family peptidase, producing the protein MHKTSNKNAVSSNRPKFLNGIEVNPGETVDSKSKSYDYKKEVEKNTSSRGDDTPNGNNGPASSLQKKYASLLGINADEVRDEPLLEQIDDWYGTPYVFGGTSKSGIDCSAFSRMILSSVFNTSIPRTAQQQYDISEHIKKDQLKEGDLVFFHTERYGRITHVGVFLQNNKFVHASTTGVMISDLDEDYWRKHYRGAGRAMPNQ; encoded by the coding sequence ATGCATAAGACAAGTAACAAAAATGCCGTAAGCAGTAATCGTCCAAAGTTCTTAAATGGTATCGAAGTTAATCCCGGTGAAACAGTAGATTCAAAAAGTAAGAGTTATGATTATAAGAAGGAGGTTGAAAAAAATACCTCATCTAGAGGAGACGACACTCCAAATGGAAATAATGGACCTGCTTCAAGTTTACAAAAAAAATATGCAAGTTTATTGGGTATCAATGCGGATGAAGTTAGAGACGAACCGTTGTTAGAACAAATTGATGATTGGTATGGAACGCCTTATGTATTTGGAGGCACCAGTAAGAGCGGTATTGATTGTTCTGCATTTTCTAGAATGATTTTGAGCAGTGTATTTAACACTTCTATTCCTAGGACGGCACAACAACAATATGATATTTCAGAGCACATTAAGAAAGATCAATTAAAAGAAGGAGATTTAGTTTTCTTTCATACAGAGAGGTATGGTAGGATAACTCATGTAGGTGTTTTTTTGCAAAACAATAAATTTGTACATGCCTCTACCACTGGTGTTATGATTAGCGATTTGGATGAAGATTATTGGCGTAAACATTATAGAGGTGCGGGCCGAGCTATGCCCAATCAATAA
- a CDS encoding FAD-binding oxidoreductase, with protein MEEHFVKIISIEPVTHDVLSIKVEKPNGYSFVPGQATEISINKDKFKEERRPFTFTSLNDSKYLEFTIKTYTDHNGVTNELRKLKAGDELILHDVWGAISYKGEGVFIAGGAGITPFIAIFRQLYKDGKVGNNKLFFSNKTSEDIILKDSFEKMLGENFVNTLTQEKTNDFANEKIDKKFLEKHIHNFSQNFYICGPDAMVQDIQNTLKELGASENVITVEV; from the coding sequence ATGGAAGAACATTTTGTAAAAATTATTTCGATAGAGCCAGTAACCCACGATGTACTCTCTATAAAAGTGGAGAAGCCAAATGGTTATTCATTCGTCCCTGGACAAGCAACTGAAATCTCGATCAATAAAGATAAGTTTAAAGAAGAGCGCAGACCTTTTACTTTTACCAGCTTAAATGATTCTAAATATCTAGAATTTACGATAAAAACCTATACCGATCACAACGGCGTGACCAATGAATTACGCAAACTAAAGGCCGGCGATGAGCTGATTTTGCATGATGTATGGGGCGCAATATCTTATAAAGGAGAAGGGGTGTTCATTGCTGGTGGTGCTGGAATAACACCATTTATAGCCATTTTCAGACAATTGTATAAAGACGGGAAAGTAGGGAATAATAAACTCTTCTTTTCCAACAAAACATCTGAGGACATTATTTTAAAAGATAGTTTTGAGAAAATGTTAGGCGAGAATTTTGTCAATACACTCACACAAGAGAAAACGAATGATTTTGCGAATGAAAAAATTGATAAAAAGTTTTTAGAAAAGCATATTCATAATTTCTCACAAAACTTCTATATCTGCGGCCCGGATGCAATGGTTCAAGACATACAAAATACATTGAAAGAATTAGGTGCCTCTGAAAATGTGATCACAGTCGAAGTCTAA
- a CDS encoding VOC family protein — MKNKSGYPSVMPYLIVKHAQKFLDFTEMVFGATLQHKEMRDEKYIKHAEVKIDDCVIMFADSIDQYPPQPGSLFIYVNDADEIFQKALDHGATIIMDLANQSYGRSGGIKDPVGNTWWITAEII, encoded by the coding sequence ATGAAAAATAAAAGTGGATATCCATCTGTAATGCCTTATTTGATTGTAAAACATGCACAGAAATTCCTTGACTTTACTGAAATGGTTTTTGGTGCAACACTTCAACACAAAGAAATGCGCGATGAAAAATACATCAAACACGCCGAGGTAAAAATTGACGATTGCGTCATTATGTTTGCCGATAGCATCGACCAATACCCTCCACAACCAGGCAGTCTCTTTATTTATGTAAATGATGCCGACGAAATATTTCAAAAAGCACTCGATCACGGCGCAACTATCATCATGGATCTAGCCAATCAAAGTTATGGTCGCTCTGGTGGCATTAAAGACCCTGTTGGAAATACTTGGTGGATTACTGCAGAAATAATTTAG